A section of the Malania oleifera isolate guangnan ecotype guangnan chromosome 2, ASM2987363v1, whole genome shotgun sequence genome encodes:
- the LOC131149805 gene encoding protein S40-7-like produces MDSLETSLSRARNRPSPSDRFLGVFSQSPSSAHFAAGVGDELDEDEVFWTGDFAEPSNHHPSPPSTSTFRSLLSKGFGRPESFGILAALPEDEPPRTLHPVFHHKPSVSSSSSSSSTSSRMIPAIPRPPPDRQSSTSGNLYQSAPVDVPMLSKVVRRTREFDDIDDDDEEEDDEMLPPHEIVARSSARSPMLACSVLEGVGRTLKGRDLRQVRNAVWRRTGFID; encoded by the coding sequence ATGGACTCTCTCGAAACCTCCCTCTCCCGGGCCCGGAACAGGCCGTCGCCGTCCGACAGATTCCTCGGCGTCTTCTCTCAAAGCCCTAGCTCCGCCCACTTCGCCGCCGGCGTCGGCGACGAGCTCGATGAAGACGAAGTCTTCTGGACAGGAGATTTCGCGGAGCCATCCAACCACCACCCGAGCCCTCCGTCCACCTCCACCTTCCGAAGTCTCTTATCCAAGGGATTTGGACGGCCCGAAAGTTTCGGCATCCTCGCCGCATTGCCGGAAGATGAGCCGCCCCGCACTCTGCACCCAGTGTTCCATCATAAGCCCTCTGTTTCGTCCTCGTCGTCGTCTTCCTCAACGTCTTCGAGGATGATTCCGGCGATTCCGAGGCCTCCGCCGGACCGACAGTCCTCGACGTCGGGGAACTTATATCAGTCGGCGCCGGTGGACGTTCCGATGTTGTCGAAGGTGGTTCGGAGAACCCGCGAATTTGATGATATTGATGATGATGACGAAGAAGAGGATGACGAGATGTTGCCGCCGCACGAGATTGTGGCGAGGAGTTCTGCGCGGTCGCCGATGCTTGCGTGTTCGGTGCTCGAAGGCGTGGGCAGGACGTTAAAGGGAAGAGATCTGCGTCAGGTTCGGAATGCTGTATGGAGAAGGACAGGTTTTATTGATTGA